GGATTAAACGACATCGTGCTTTCGATGGACGGTAAGAAACAAACTCGCGTAAAGTTCGATATTTATTAGATGGTCTCGAAAACGGTAACAGCTGGTTTACGAGTCGAATCGGGGCATGGGAAATTCAGGTCGTAAACGGGGGGAAGGCTGCAAACAATAGTTATCGGCTAACCGTTCCCATCGAGCCGTCGAGTGGCGGTAGTTCACGGATAAAAGCCGATCGATCTTTCCGCGAACATCATCGTCTCGATTCGCGATTCCTTCTGCATTACAACTAGCGTTGCCGTCCACTTTGGAAGGCGACTCCCAAGAAGATCGTTTCCTCTTACTATTTCTGAGGACGTCAACGACTTCGACGCTGCCATTTCATCTTACGCGGAGTCGAGTTCCCCCCTGTTGTGTCTATCGAGCTCGTCGAGAGTTCACTTCGGCCAATTGCTTACCAGTTCGATTCATTTTCCGCTGCAATTTCATTTCTCCCCCTGCTGTGTACTCGCGTTTATCCTCTGAACTTTCCAACAGAATACATTTGTATCAGGGGTGGAAAACGTACCCGCGCGAACGGAAAGAATTTCTTACGCAATGTCAGAGATCAACTTTATTTCAGGAAGCAATGTAACGTTTAATTTTTGGTACGCGAAGGGTCTCTTATCCTGCGATGTTCAGTCACCGATTAAAACAACTATCGGTTCCGTGGTAGAATCGTGGcaattttaacccttaagtggagacCTCTGTAAGTTTAAATAACGCTTTAAgggaaaataattcagttgagatcgaGAGTCCAGTTAAGGGTTAAACATAAATCCACCGTAACAGAGACGGTCGCGATAATTGGGTTTTCGATCGAAACGATTGCCAGGATTAATTTCTGGAGGAAGCCATTTTTCGCGTAGCTTGTTTCCCCGGGAAACTGGCATAATGGAATCGTGGTGGCAACTCAATCGCAGACCCAAGCGCGAAAAGGAATTCCCGAGGCGAATTTCGCGTCCCGGCAAGCTGGTATTCGGTAAATCACGAGAATTATTTGCGTGACTCACCGTTCGCCTGAGGACAGTTCTAATGGTCTCGACTTCCTGCCTTGTTGGCCAGCGTGCATAGACGACTCCGCTGAGCAGCAGGACAAAAACAGTGATCCAGATCGTCCATGCCAGAACGTTTCTCGTCCTGGCAAGAAGCTTCTGGGCGGTCCTCGTCGAGATCACTTCTTGCGGTGATATCTCGAGCTTCTGCGCTTTCCTGAGTATATCCTGGAGTCGTCTCTTAGCCTGCTCCACGTCCGGCACCCCCATTTTCCTTATTTTATCGCGCCTCCACCCCGTTACGTCGATCCCTGCCCTCTAGATCCGTCCTCGCAGGATCCTCTCGTTGCCAGCACCGTTTAGGATCGAGACATTAAGAGGAACTAGCCTGTCAGGTCCTCGTACCGAAGGTTCATCCTCCTGGGGAGCTGAAAAATTCAATCGTCCTCATTTCCTGCTTAATTTTTACCTCGACGCGTCGA
This genomic window from Colletes latitarsis isolate SP2378_abdomen chromosome 8, iyColLati1, whole genome shotgun sequence contains:
- the LOC143344805 gene encoding uncharacterized protein LOC143344805 encodes the protein MGVPDVEQAKRRLQDILRKAQKLEISPQEVISTRTAQKLLARTRNVLAWTIWITVFVLLLSGVVYARWPTRQEVETIRTVLRRTCPGATSGDFSERLAALLQQSSSTQDDC